The Sesamum indicum cultivar Zhongzhi No. 13 linkage group LG6, S_indicum_v1.0, whole genome shotgun sequence genome has a segment encoding these proteins:
- the LOC105163357 gene encoding reticulon-like protein B11, which yields MGEPVQFSVHTALGGGEVADVLLWKKWHQSLTVFVVSTALWFLFVRAGYNLISFISNVLFLLVIILFFWAKSAAILNRPLPPIPNLEVTEEIVLMAADETRVWVNYALSIAHDIAIGGNLRLFFQLAVGLSVVSCIGSLFDFLTLVYIGVLLCLSLPILYEKYQDQIDDKLNAAYKIALVQYSIIDEKVRSKIPLH from the exons ATGGGAGAACCTGTTCAGTTCTCTGTTCATACCGCGCTTGGCGGTGGTGAAG TTGCTGACGTCTTGTTGTGGAAGAAATGGCACCAGAGCCTCACTGTGTTTGTTGTTTCAACTGCTCTATGGTTCCTATTCGTGAGAGCTGGATACAATTTAATATCCTTCATATCGAATGTTTTGTTCTTACTGGTCATAATCTTGTTTTTTTGGGCTAAATCTGCAGCAATTCTCAATAG ACCTCTCCCACCTATCCCTAATCTTGAGGTTACTGAAGAGATTGTTCTGATGGCTGCTGATGAGACACGGGTCTGGGTAAATTATGCATTGTCAATTGCACACGATATAGCAATCGGTGGAAACTTGAGACTCTTTTTTCAG CTTGCTGTAGGCTTGTCGGTTGTTTCCTGCATTGGTAGTTTATTCGACTTTCTTACACTGGTCTACATTG GTGTTCTTCTTTGTCTGTCACTGcctatattatatgaaaagtaCCAAGATCAAATTGATGACAAGCTGAACGCAGCATATAAAATAGCTCTGGTGCAGTACAGCATAATTGATGAGAAGGTACGGAGCAAGATTCCATTGCATTAA